In Gammaproteobacteria bacterium, the genomic stretch CCCTCGAACCGAACCATAGGCTTAGCGGCCTAGCACATCACTACGTGTGGTTTCAGCAATAGCTGCCACTTGTGCAATCAGTTCATCAGGTACATTGAGTTCTTTTAAGGTAGAACCCAGGTTTTCCACAACAGCATCAAAATGAGTGTCATTGAGGCCGCGCTCGACCAAATGGGCGTGCCCTTCACGCATATCCTTACCAGTATAATTATGCGGTCCACCGAAGGCCATCGTCAGAAAAGCTTTTTGCTTGGCCGCCTGAGCGTCCATATCCACATCATCAAAAAAAGAATTGATGCGATCATCAGCCAGTACTTTCCGATAGAAAATATCTACGGCCGCGTTTACAGCTGCTTCACCGCCCAATTTTTCAAATAAAGTGTCACTCATTTTAAACTCCTATTAACTTACATGGGATACAATTGCGTGGTATTCGCCACACAATCTATTAATGTATTTGAAATACATTTTATAGTTCCTTTTGCTATTGTCAACAAGAATTCCTATCGATTTCGTACTAAAATGACAAATATCATGCATAACTTACAAAACCACTCTGACACTGGACCCATTCCGCGAGGAAGCGTGATACACTTTTGTTCCATCCCACAATTGCCAATATCATGCAGCTGACACTACACACCGATTACGCTCTACGAGTTCTCATCTACCTGAGTTTAAAGCCGTCCGAGATGGTCACGATTGATGAAATAACCGACTATTATGGTGTGTCTCGCAATCACTTAGTGAAAGTGGTCCACCAT encodes the following:
- a CDS encoding group 1 truncated hemoglobin; protein product: MSDTLFEKLGGEAAVNAAVDIFYRKVLADDRINSFFDDVDMDAQAAKQKAFLTMAFGGPHNYTGKDMREGHAHLVERGLNDTHFDAVVENLGSTLKELNVPDELIAQVAAIAETTRSDVLGR